The Brachyhypopomus gauderio isolate BG-103 chromosome 12, BGAUD_0.2, whole genome shotgun sequence genome window below encodes:
- the insrb gene encoding insulin receptor b, with product MMCWMTPSLSLCRRLVGEKVCSPACKHRACTPNNQCCHEQCLGGCSEGANASACLACQHFLHDHTCVERCPPDYYTFEGWRCVSFDFCQSLHNQCKLAKTSSCHQYVIHNGACVPDCPSGFTIVDSTLNCTPCTGLCPKLCTGVQTIDSVTAAQALRGCTVLNGSLVIKIRGGNNIAAELEANLGQLEEISGYLTIRRAYALVSLSFLRKLRLIRGETQEVGNYSFYALDNQNLRQLWDWSQHNLTILQGRLFFHYNAKLCLSEIQKMEEVTGTKNRNTKTDIAVRTNGDQASCENRLLRFTQIRTLSKKILIMWEPFWPPDFRDLLGFMVLYKEAPYKNVTEFDGQDACGSNSWVITDVEPPNRATDGKKPTDPGCILMPLKPWTQYAIMVKTQLSVSDEQQVNGAKSEIIYVRTNATRPSVPLDPISFSNSSSQIILKWKPPTDPNGNITHYRISYQKQDEDSELYKFDYCQKGMKLPSRAPTHYSTEEEERWNQSEEQNPSSCCACPKTETQLKKEAEETEFRKTFENYIHNEVFEPKPSRRRRSLGVANSTQLAMPATPPTWPFISAPTLGPEEEKSKLVLTVSSKESIVISHLHHFTSYQIEIQACNHPSDLTYCSMATYVSARTMPEEKADNIVEKVAYEILPEEPEFVYIRWAEPKAPNGMIILYEINYRRVSDNEELHHCVSRISYEKTGGCRLRVGHPGNYSVRVRATSLAGNGSWTEPIHFYMSDNYMNLKIIIGPVIIIIILLFIGGGAFVVLRKKQTEGPTGPLIASSNPEYLSANDVYVADDWEVAREKIAVMRELGQGSFGMVYEGIAKDIVKGEPDTRVAVKTVNESASLRERIEFLNEASVMKAFSCHHVVRLLGVVSKGQPTLVVMELMTHGDLKSYLRSLRPDAENNPGRPPPTLKEMIQMAAEIADGMAYLNAKKFVHRDLAARNCMVAEDLTVKIGDFGMTRDIYETDYYRKGGKGLLPVRWMAPESLKDGVFTAHSDCWSFGVVLWEISTLAEQPYQGLSNEQVLKFVMDGGYLERPESCAERIHSLMQMCWQYNPKMRPTFNEIIEMLKEDLHPSFQEVSFFYSEENKPPESEEFDMDFENMESIPLDPSSYSQREDSFSRDSGPSLGLRGSYEEHVPYTHMNGGKKNGRILSLPRSSPS from the exons tctGCTCTCCTGCGTGTAAGCACCGGGCCTGCACCCCCAACAACCAGTGCTGCCATGAGCAGTGTTTGGGGGGTTGTTCGGAAGGGGCCAACGCCAGTGCCTGTCTGGCCTGTCAGCATTTCCTCCACGATCACACGTGCGTGGAGCGCTGCCCGCCCGACTACTACACCTTCGAGGGGTGGAGGTGCGTCTCCTTCGACTTCTGCCAGAGTCTCCACAACCAGTGCAAGCTGGCGAAGACCAGCAGCTGCCACCAGTACGTCATCCACAACGGGGCCTGCGTCCCCGACTGTCCGTCCGGCTTCACCATCGTGGACTCCAC GCTCAACTGTACCCCCTGCACAGGGCTCTGTCCCAAGCTGTGTACGGGCGTGCAGACCATCGACTCCGTGACTGCAGCCCAGGCCCTGCGTGGCTGCACCGTCCTCAATGGCAGCCTGGTCATTAAGATCCGTGGAGGCA ATAACATAGCAGCTGAACTGGAGGCCAATCTGGGTCAGTTGGAGGAGATCTCCGGCTACCTGACCATCCGCCGTGCCTACGCCCtggtctccctctccttcctccgCAAGCTCCGCCTCATCCGGGGAGAGACGCAGGAAGTCGG AAACTACTCCTTCTACGCCCTGGACAACCAGAACCTGCGGCAGCTGTGGGACTGGTCCCAGCACAACCTCACCATCCTCCAGGGACGCTTGTTCTTCCACTACAACGCCAAGCTCTGTCTGTCCGAGATCCagaagatggaggaggtgaCGGGGACAAAGAACCGCAACACCAAGACCGACATCGCCGTTCGCACCAACGGAGACCAAGCCTCCT GTGAAAACCGGCTTCTCAGATTCACCCAGATCCGCACATTGTCCAAGAAGATCCTCATCATGTGGGAGCCGTTCTGGCCTCCAGACTTTAGAGACCTGCTGGGTTTCATGGTCCTCTACAAGGAAGC cCCTTATAAAAATGTAACCGAGTTTGATGGGCAGGATGCGTGCGGCTCGAACAGCTGGGTGATCACAGACGTGGAACCGCCCAACCGAGCCACTGACGGAAAGAAGCCCACTGACCCGGGCTGCATCCTCATGCCTCTGAAGCCGTGGACCCAGTACGCCATCATGGTGAAGACGCAACTCTCCGTCTCCGACGAGCAGCAGGTCAACGGGGCCAAGAGCGAGATTATCTACGTCCGCACCAACGCCACAC GACCGTCTGTGCCCCTGGACCCCATCTCCTTCTCCAACTCCTCATCCCAGATCATCCTGAAGTGGAAGCCGCCCACCGACCCCAACGGCAACATCACCCACTACCGCATTTCCTACCAGAAACAGGACGAGGACAGCGAGCTCTACAAGTTCGACTATTGCCAGAAGG GCATGAAGCTGCCGTCGCGGGCCCCCACCCACTACagcacggaggaggaggagaggtggaaccaGTCTGAGGAGCAGAACCCGAGCAGCTGCTGTGCCTGCCCCAAAACGGAGACCCAGCTGAAGAAGGAGGCGGAGGAGACCGAGTTCCGCAAGACCTTCGAGAACTACATCCACAACGAGGTCTTCGAGCCCAA ACCCTCCCGTCGTCGTCGATCCCTGGGTGTGGCCAACTCCACCCAGCTGGCCATGCCGGCCACGCCCCCCACCTGGCCCTTCATCTCCGCCCCTACCCTGGGGccggaggaggagaagagcaaGCTGGTGCTGACGGTCAGCTCCAAGGAGTCCATCGTCATCTCCCACTTGCACCACTTCACCAGCTACCAGATTGAGATCCAGGCCTGCAACCACCCTTCAGACCTCACCTACTGTAGCATGGCCACCTACGTCAGCGCCCGCACCATGCCGGAGG AAAAAGCCGATAACATCGTAGAGAAAGTGGCCTATGAGATCCTGCCAGAAGAGCCTGAGTTTGTCTAcatcaggtgggcggagccaaaaGCCCCCAACGGTATGATCATCCTGTATGAGATCAACTATCGTCGTGTCTCTGACAATGAG GAGCTGCATCACTGTGTGTCTCGGATCAGCTACGAAAAGACCGGTGGGTGCCGACTGAGAGTGGGGCATCCTGGGAATTACAGCGTCCGGGTCCGAGCCACCTCCCTGGCGGGCAACGGGTCCTGGACCGAGCCCATACACTTCTACATGTCAGACA ATTATATGAACTTAAAAATCATCATCGGaccagtcatcatcatcatcatcctgctCTTCATCGGAGGTGGAGCCTTTGTGGTGCTCAGGAAGaa GCAAACTGAGGGACCCACCGGACCTCTCATAGCTTCCTCAAACCCAGAGTACTTAAGCGCCAACGACG TGTATGTTGCTGATGACTGGGAAGTGGCTCGCGAGAAGATCGCTGTTATGCGAGAGTTGGGCCAGGGCTCTTTCGGCATGGTGTACGAGGGCATCGCTAAGGATATCGTAAAGGGCGAGCCGGACACGCGCGTGGCTGTGAAGACGGTCAACGAATCGGCCAGCCTGCGGGAGAGAATAGAGTTCCTCAACGAAGCCTCCGTCATGAAGGCCTTCAGCTGCCACCACGTG GTGCGTCTGCTGGGGGTGGTGTCCAAGGGACAGCCCACCCTGGTAGTCATGGAGCTGATGACCCATGGAGACCTGAAGAGCTACTTGCGTTCCCTCAGACCAGATGCTGAG AATAACCCCGGGCGACCTCCACCTACCCTGAAGGAGATGATCCAGATGGCAGCAGAGATTGCTGATGGTATGGCCTACCTCAATGCCAAGAAGTTTGTGCACAGGGACCTGGCTGCCAGGAACTGCATGGTAGCTGAAGATCTCACGGTGAAGATCGGAG ATTTCGGCATGACTCGTGACATTTATGAGACGGATTATTATCGCAAAGGAGGCAAGGGGTTGCTTCCTGTCCGGTGGATGGCACCCGAGTCGCTGAAGGACGGCGTGTTCACGGCTCACTCAGACTGCTG GTCATTCGGCGTGGTGCTTTGGGAGATCAGTACGTTAGCCGAGCAGCCGTACCAAGGTCTGTCCAACGAGCAGGTCTTGAAGTTCGTCATGGACGGGGGATACCTGGAGCGGCCGGAAAGTTGTGCCGAGAGAAT ACACAGCCTGATGCAGATGTGCTGGCAGTACAACCCGAAGATGCGGCCCACGTTCAACGAGATCATCGAGATGCTTAAGGAagacctccacccctccttccAGGAGGTCTCCTTCTTCTACAGCGAGGAGAACAAACCCCCGGAGAGCGAGGAATTCGACATGGACTTCGAGAACATGGAGAGTATACCACTGGACCCCTCATCTTACTCACAGAGGGAGGACAGCTTTAGCAGAGACAGCGGCCCCTCCCTGGGCCTGCGGGGCAGCTATGAGGAGCACgtgccctacacacacatgaacgGCGGCAAGAAAAACGGGCGAATCCTGTCTTTGCCCAGATCGAGCCCGTCATAA